Below is a genomic region from Scheffersomyces stipitis CBS 6054 chromosome 8, complete sequence.
ATTAAATGAGTTGGATGAAATCATCCAGACAGCCCAACGTAGAGAACAGAGCCAGCTGGAATTGCCAGCACAAATCGACAAGTTGACCCCCACAGAGTTAATAAATTCGACCCTTTTAGATGGAAGCGAGTCTTCGCTCGAGAATTTGTCGATGATCTACAACCAATTGTGTATTGATAACAAAGAAATGTATACAGAACTTCAGAAATTAAGTATCGAAAGTGACGACTTGAAAACGGATATCAACAACCTGTTGGAGACATTGAGAAAGGAAGTGGAAGTGATAGACAGCAGAAAAGACAAGTTAAACTTGGATGAGTTGATAGAAAAATTGGGCCAGTAGACTTCTTGTAACATTAAACTTTAACGACTCCATGACACACCTACAATCAATTACTTACTACCGCCAACTAACCTATTCACGTTATCATAAACACATCAATACATTTACGTTAATACATGTACACTAGTAACTCCATTGGTAACCTTTGTAGCCGTACGCGATGTATATATATGGCTATTTGCTTTAATATGTACAAGATAGAAAGCATCACCAGTTTACTCTGATTGCtctttctgaagaatgtCGTAGTTCTTTCTAGCCAAATCGTTGTATTCAGAGACTCTCTTTTGCAAGTCGTGGATCTTGTTGACCTTAGACTGTTGTTTATCGGAGAGTTTGACCAACTGCTTGTCGCCCCAGACCTTGAAGTCTTGAAAGTATTGTCTGCCCATGTTGAATTCTCTAGTGATGACATCGTC
It encodes:
- a CDS encoding predicted protein; amino-acid sequence: MSETKVEKIRFERLKLVCRKALEQSIKKSLSPEQFKLCFPTIAGTDEGIRSLDLARSQMIGFWHENTLKEFDLIFQERNIDTKLNELDEIIQTAQRREQSQSELPAQIDKLTPTELINSTLLDGSESSLENLSMIYNQLCIDNKEMYTELQKLSIESDDLKTDINNSLETLRKEVEVIDSRKDKLNLDELIEKLGQ